CCGCGGCCTCGGTCGGGAGGCGCCCCTCGGCCGCCGCGTCGCTGGCCTCGCGCCACTCGGCGTCGAGCTTCACCCGGTTGCACATGCTGCAGCGCACGAGCGCGTCGGGGCCTCTCCGGTAGTGGAAGCGCACCCCCGGCGTCATGCGCTCCTCCCGGAGGATGCGGTGCTCGAGCCGGACGCGATCTCCGTCACGGGACAACCGCATCTCCATGTGGCGGCGGTGCGTGGGGGAGTCACAGCGATAGCGCCGCACGAGGGTCTTGCCGTGCGTGCGCACCGCGCCGAGGAGCGTCGAGAGCAGCATGCGCGTGGCGTCGCCCTCGATGAACGACCACAGAGTGCGCCCGAGCACGAGGTCGCGGAGCACGGCGCCGCCGTCGTTCTCCCGCGCGAAGCCGTCCCAGCCGCCGCTCACGTCCGTCACGACGTCGTGGTCGTCCACCCAGTAGACGACCGTCTCGCCGACCTGCTCTCTCACCCGGAGCTCTCTAGGTCCTATCTCCCGGACAGCCACTTCGAGATGCGCGGGCTCCGCGTCATCTTGCCGACGAAGTCGTGGAAGCCCTGGCCGAGCAGGCGCTTGGCCCGCCACATGACCTTGCCGTCGGCCTGGGGGACCACGTAGAGGTCGCCTCGCTCGAGGCCCCTGAGCGCCACGTCCGCCACCGCCTCGGCCGTCCACTTGGACTTCGTGACCAGCTTCTCGGTCTGCGCGCGGAGCGCCTCGTCGGCGCGGGCGCTCTCGTGGATGCGGGTCCGGAAGAACGTCGGGCACAGCGCCGTGACGTGCACGCCCGTCCCGTCCAGCTCGCCGTAGAGGGTCTCGCTCAGCGCGACCACGCCCGCCTTCGTGACGTTGTAGGGGCCCATCATCGGCGCCGAGAGCAGCCCGGCCGCCGACGCGACGTTCAGCACCCAGCCGTGCCCCTGCTTCCGCATGCGCGGGACGAACGCGTGGCAGCCGTGGATGACGCCGTAGAGGTTGATGTCGATCTGCCAGCGCCAGTCCTCGAGGCTCACGACGCCGACCGCGCCCGCCACGGCCACGCCGGCGTTGTTGACGAGGATGTCGGTCCCGTCGAACGCCTCGTCCGCCCGGGCCGCGACCGCCTCGACCTGTTCGGGATCGCGGACGTCGCAGATCATGGTCACGACCTCGCCCCCTTCCGCGCGAGCCAGCTTCGCGGTCTCTTCGAGCCCCGCTTCGTCGACGTCGCTGAGGACCAGGCGCGCGCCGCGCGCCGCGAGCCGGAGACTGATGGCGCGACCGAAGCCGCTGGCCGCGCCGGTGACCGCGGCGCGGGGCCGCGAGGGGAAGGTCTGCGCCATGCGTTGGCTGTAGCACGCCCGCTTCGGCCATCGAAGGCAGGGACCGCTCTCAAGGATCGGCGCGGCTCCGCCGTTGATCCGCCCGAACCCTCATGCGGGAGAGATGAAAATGAAGGTCCTCGTCGTAGACGACAGCAAGGCCATGCGGATGATCGTCCGCCGCGCGCTTCGGCAAACCGGTCTCGATCTCGACGTCTCGGAGGCGGAGAACGGCCAGGCGGCGTTCCACCAGCTCACCGAGACGCGATTCGACTTCGTGCTCAGTGACTGGAACATGCCGGAGATGAACGGCTACGAGCTGCTCCAACGCATCAAGGCGGAGGGCATCCCCGTCAAGCTCGGCTTCGTCACGTCGGAGAGCACCGACGAGATGCGGTCGCAGGCGCGCTCCGCGGGCGCGGAGTTCCTGATCTCCAAGCCGTTCACCCCCGAGATCCTGAGCGAGCGCCTCTCGCCCTACGCGTGAGTCAGATGGCGCGCACCGGCACCGACGACGCCGTTCGCCAGGTCTCTGCCCACTCGCACGAGCAAGCGCGGGTGATGGAGGAGGCGGCACGGGCCGTGTCCGGGATGGCCGAGATGAGCGCGCGCATCGAGGAGCTCAGCCGCACCGCGTCACACCTCGCGGAGGAGGCGAACGGGCAGGCTTGCGAAGGCCGCACCGAGCTCGACCGGCTGAGCACGGTCGTGGGTGAGCTGGACGGCCTGCACGCGGAGCTCGGGGAGCTCGCCCGGAGCGTGCGCGCCATCCAGGAGCGGTCGCGGGCGATCCAGCGCTTCGCGGCGCAGGCCCGGATGCTCGCGCTCAACGCGCAGATCGAGGCCGCCCGCGCGGGCGACCGCGGCAAGGGCTTCTCGGTCGTCGCGGTGGAGATGCGCGAGCTCGCGAACTCCTCCCAGGAGGCCGCGCAGGAGATCTCCGACGCCGTCGACGATGGCGCGGGGCGCATCGAGGAGCTGCGCGGGCACGCGGGCGAGCGGACCCGCGTGGTGCGCGAGGCGGTCGGGAGCTCGCGGCGCGCGTTCGAGCTGATCGCCGACGAGGTCCACCGCATCGCGGAGGCCAACCACACGATCGCGCGCACCACCCTCGAGCAGGCGTCGCTGACGCGCGCCACGAGCGAGAGCCTCCGCGAGCGCTCCGAGCGCGCGAGCGGGCGGGCGGCGGAGGTCGAGTCCCTGCTGGCCGGCGAAGAGATCCCCGAGCTGACCCCCGAGGAGGCCTACGGCGCGCTCTCGCGCTTCGAGGTCATCGACGTTCGCGATCGCAAGGAATACGTGGACGAGCTGGGCCACATCACGGGCAGCCGATGCATCCCCATCGGGGATGAGTTGAAGGCCGCCCTGTCCGACCTGGACCCCTCGAAGAAATACCTGTTCGTGTGTCGTAGCGGGGGTCGGAGCCTCCGCGCCGCGCGTCTCGCCCAGGCCGCTGGGCTCCATTCATCCCACAACCTGACCGGGGGGATGCTGCGCTGGAACGAGGCGCGGCTCCCGGTGACGAAACGCGCCGCTTGAGGAGCCACGACAGATGAGCCACGCCGCCGCCAGAGACGAATCGGGCGTCGCCGTCCTGCTCGGGCGTCGCCCGATGTTCGGCCCCGACCTCGAGACCACCGCCTACCGCCTCCTCTACGCCGGCGTGCCGGAGCCCGGTGGGGCGGAGCGCATGACGGCGGAGGTCGTCGTGCGCGCGATGGTCGACTTCGGGATCGAGCGCATCTGCGAGGACAAGCCCGCGGTGATCAGCTTCCCGCGGCCCTTCCTCGTGGGTGACCTCCCGATGGCCGTGCCGCGACACAAGGTCGTGGTGCGCGTCGCGCCGGACGTGGAGCCCGACGTCGAGGTCGTTCGTGGTCTCGCGGCCATGAAGGAGGCGGGCTTCCGCATCGCGCTCAGCAGCCCCCCGCTCGGCCCGCTGGCGGGAGAGATGAAGGCGGCGGCGTATCTGGTGGAGATCCCCGTGGCGGGTCGCACCCTCGACGAGGTGCGCGCGAGCGTCGAGAGCGTCGGAGACCTCCGCACGGTGGCGATCGGGGTCGAGTCGTTCACCCAGCTGGGCGACCTGAAGCAGCTCGGTTTCTCGCACTTCGCGGGTGACTTCCTCGGCAAGCCGCGCCTCCTCAAGACCCGCCGCCCGAGCTCCGGCCGGCTGGCCACCCTGGAGCTGCTCCGCCTCGTCCATGATCCGGACGTGACCATCCCTCAGCTCGAGGCGGTGATCTCGAGGGACGCGACGCTCGGCTACCGGTTGCTCCGCTGGGTGAACTCGGCCGCGTGCGGGCTCCCCCGCCGGATCGACTCCGTCCAGCAGGCGCTGGTCCTGCTGGGGCTGCAGAAGCTCCGGGCCCTCGTGTCGATGGTCGCGCTCGCGTCCCTGACCGACGAGCCGAAGGAGCTACTCACGCTGTCGCTGACCCGAGCGCGCTGCTGCGAGCTGATCGCGCGAAGGACGGGCGCCGACAGCCCCGACGTCTACTTCACGGTGGGCCTCTTCTCGCTCCTCGACGCCCTCTTCGGCATGTCGATGGACGCCATCCTCGAGCGCGTGCCGCTCAGCGAGCGCGTCGCCCGCGCCCTCACGTCGGGTGACAACGCGGAGGGTCGCATGCTCGCCGTGGTCGGAGCGCAAGAGCGAGGCGACTTCGCGCAGGTGGCCCGTCTCGGCAGCGATCCGCACGCCGTGAGTCTGACCTGGGTCGAGTCGATCGAGTGGGCGAGCGCGGCCGGCCGCGAAATGCGCTGATCGTCGCGGCCACTGTCTCAAGAAGCGACGTGGCCCGCCGATGATCCATGTCGAGACGCATGGACGAGCTCGAAGAGATCATTCAGTCCTTTCTGGTCGAATCGGCCGAGGGCCTCGCGCAGGTCGAACAAGACCTGGTGTTGCTCGAGAAGGACCCCGAGGACGGAGAGGCCGTCAAGCGCATCACCCGCGTGCTGCACACGATCAAGGGGACGTGCGGCTTCCTCGGCTTCGAGAACCTCGAGGAGCTCACCCACGTCGCGGAGTCGACCCTGATCCCCATCCGGGACGGGCAGCGACGCTTCGACACGCGGCTGGCCGACGTGCTGCTCGACGTGGTCGACCGGATGCGCGGGATCTTCGCGCAGATCGAGACCGAGGGCACCGAGCACCCCCAGCCGCACGACGCGCTCGTCGAGCGGCTGAAGGCGATCGAGGCGGACGAGCCCGAGCCGGAGACCGAGGCGCAGGCGGCGCCCGAGCCGGTCACGGAGACGGCGGACACGCAGACGGAGGGCCCGGAGGCGGAGGGCACGAAGGCAGAGGAGCCGACGAGCCCCCCTCCGACGAGCGCAGACCCCAAGCCGCCCGCGGCGATGCACGCCGATCCCGCGCACCGCGGCGACACCACCATCCGGGTCGACGTCCGCGTGCTCGACCGCCTGATGAACCTCGTCGGCGAGCTCGTCCTGTCGCGCAACCAGCTCGTGCGCAGCGAGCTGCGCGAGACCAGCTCCCACGTCGGCGCGGCGCTCGCGCGGCTGAGCTCGATCACGACCGAGCTGCAGGAAGGGATCATGAAGACCCGGATGCAGCCCGTGAAGCAGATCTGGGGCAGCGTCCCGCGCATCGTGCGCGACGTCTCCAAGGTCGCGGGCAAGGACGTGGAGCTCGCGCTCACCGGCGCGGACACCGAGATCGACCGCGGCGTGCTCGACGCCATCAAGGACCCGCTGCTGCACCTCGTGCGCAACGCCGTCGACCACGGCGTCGAGCCGCCCGACGTGCGCGAGCGGAACGGCAAGCCGCGCGCGGGGACCCTCTCGGTGCACGCCTACCACGAGAACGGCTTCGTCGGGATCCGCATCAAGGACGACGGCGCCGGCATCGACCCCGGGCGCATCCGCGCCAAGGCGCTCGAGCGCGGCCTGATCGACGCGGCCGCCGCGGAGCGCATGTCCGACCGCGACCTCGTCTCTCTCATCTTCGCCCCCGGGTTCTCGACGGCCGAGAAGGTGACGAACATCTCCGGCCGCGGCGTCGGGATGGACGTCGTCAAGACGAGCATCGAGCGCATCGGCGGCGTGGTCGAGGTCGACTCGACGATCGGCGCTGGGACCACGTTCCAGATCAAGCTCCCCCTGACGCTCGCCATCGTGCCCGCCCTCGTCGTGCGCGCCGAGGGCGAGCGATACGCGCTGCCACAGGCGACCGTCCAGGAGCTCATCCGGATCCGGGAGGGCGCGATCGAGCGCGTGCAGGACGCCTTCGTCTACCGACTCCGCGGGCAGCTGATGCCGCTCGTCTCGCTGGGCGAGATGCTCCAGCTCCACGGGGGGATCCTCGAGGGCGCCATGAAGAGCGAGCGAGACGGCACGCTCCTGGTGATCAACGCCGACGGCAAGACGTTCGGGCTCGTCGTGGACGAGGTCGCCGACTCGGAGGAGATCGTCGTCAAGCCCCTCGGCACCCTCGCGGGTGACCTCGGCGTCTTCGGCGGCGCGACCATCCTCGGCGATGGACGCGTGGCGCTCATCCTCGATCCCCTCGGGCTCGCCCAGCAAGCGGCCCTGGCGGAGGAGGCGTCCCGGAGCGTGACGGGCACGAT
This window of the Sandaracinaceae bacterium genome carries:
- a CDS encoding chemotaxis protein CheA — encoded protein: MSRRMDELEEIIQSFLVESAEGLAQVEQDLVLLEKDPEDGEAVKRITRVLHTIKGTCGFLGFENLEELTHVAESTLIPIRDGQRRFDTRLADVLLDVVDRMRGIFAQIETEGTEHPQPHDALVERLKAIEADEPEPETEAQAAPEPVTETADTQTEGPEAEGTKAEEPTSPPPTSADPKPPAAMHADPAHRGDTTIRVDVRVLDRLMNLVGELVLSRNQLVRSELRETSSHVGAALARLSSITTELQEGIMKTRMQPVKQIWGSVPRIVRDVSKVAGKDVELALTGADTEIDRGVLDAIKDPLLHLVRNAVDHGVEPPDVRERNGKPRAGTLSVHAYHENGFVGIRIKDDGAGIDPGRIRAKALERGLIDAAAAERMSDRDLVSLIFAPGFSTAEKVTNISGRGVGMDVVKTSIERIGGVVEVDSTIGAGTTFQIKLPLTLAIVPALVVRAEGERYALPQATVQELIRIREGAIERVQDAFVYRLRGQLMPLVSLGEMLQLHGGILEGAMKSERDGTLLVINADGKTFGLVVDEVADSEEIVVKPLGTLAGDLGVFGGATILGDGRVALILDPLGLAQQAALAEEASRSVTGTMVVDEDDLPSEKDSLLVCLEDEGRRVAFPLAQVARLEEVAPEEVERSHGRPVVQYHGRLLPLVNAAAGRDMPLMHVVVRETPGGPVGVVVREVLDVIERQTEGERGSIVVDGKVTDLLALDDMIARERPELLDGVGNAA
- a CDS encoding methyl-accepting chemotaxis protein encodes the protein MARTGTDDAVRQVSAHSHEQARVMEEAARAVSGMAEMSARIEELSRTASHLAEEANGQACEGRTELDRLSTVVGELDGLHAELGELARSVRAIQERSRAIQRFAAQARMLALNAQIEAARAGDRGKGFSVVAVEMRELANSSQEAAQEISDAVDDGAGRIEELRGHAGERTRVVREAVGSSRRAFELIADEVHRIAEANHTIARTTLEQASLTRATSESLRERSERASGRAAEVESLLAGEEIPELTPEEAYGALSRFEVIDVRDRKEYVDELGHITGSRCIPIGDELKAALSDLDPSKKYLFVCRSGGRSLRAARLAQAAGLHSSHNLTGGMLRWNEARLPVTKRAA
- a CDS encoding HDOD domain-containing protein, which translates into the protein MSHAAARDESGVAVLLGRRPMFGPDLETTAYRLLYAGVPEPGGAERMTAEVVVRAMVDFGIERICEDKPAVISFPRPFLVGDLPMAVPRHKVVVRVAPDVEPDVEVVRGLAAMKEAGFRIALSSPPLGPLAGEMKAAAYLVEIPVAGRTLDEVRASVESVGDLRTVAIGVESFTQLGDLKQLGFSHFAGDFLGKPRLLKTRRPSSGRLATLELLRLVHDPDVTIPQLEAVISRDATLGYRLLRWVNSAACGLPRRIDSVQQALVLLGLQKLRALVSMVALASLTDEPKELLTLSLTRARCCELIARRTGADSPDVYFTVGLFSLLDALFGMSMDAILERVPLSERVARALTSGDNAEGRMLAVVGAQERGDFAQVARLGSDPHAVSLTWVESIEWASAAGREMR
- a CDS encoding SDR family NAD(P)-dependent oxidoreductase, which codes for MAQTFPSRPRAAVTGAASGFGRAISLRLAARGARLVLSDVDEAGLEETAKLARAEGGEVVTMICDVRDPEQVEAVAARADEAFDGTDILVNNAGVAVAGAVGVVSLEDWRWQIDINLYGVIHGCHAFVPRMRKQGHGWVLNVASAAGLLSAPMMGPYNVTKAGVVALSETLYGELDGTGVHVTALCPTFFRTRIHESARADEALRAQTEKLVTKSKWTAEAVADVALRGLERGDLYVVPQADGKVMWRAKRLLGQGFHDFVGKMTRSPRISKWLSGR
- a CDS encoding response regulator is translated as MKVLVVDDSKAMRMIVRRALRQTGLDLDVSEAENGQAAFHQLTETRFDFVLSDWNMPEMNGYELLQRIKAEGIPVKLGFVTSESTDEMRSQARSAGAEFLISKPFTPEILSERLSPYA